In Streptococcus sp. SN-1, a single genomic region encodes these proteins:
- a CDS encoding ABC transporter ATP-binding protein, which yields MKQLISLKNICRSYRNGDQELQVLKNINLEVNEGEFVAIMGPSGSGKSTLMNTIGMLDTPSSGEYYLEGQEVAGLGEKQLAKVRNQQIGFVFQQFFLLSKLNALQNVELPLIYAGVSASKRRKLAEEYLDKVELTERSHHLPSELSGGQKQRVAIARALVNNPSIILADEPTGALDTKTGNQIMQLLLELNKEGKTIIMVTHEPEIAAYAKRQIVIRDGVISSDSAQLEKEEN from the coding sequence ATGAAGCAACTAATTAGTCTAAAAAATATCTGCAGGAGTTACCGTAATGGTGACCAAGAACTGCAGGTTCTCAAAAATATCAACCTAGAAGTGAATGAGGGTGAATTTGTTGCCATCATGGGACCATCTGGTTCGGGTAAGTCTACTCTCATGAATACGATTGGCATGTTGGATACACCAAGTAGTGGAGAGTATTATCTTGAAGGTCAAGAAGTGGCTGGATTGGGTGAAAAACAACTAGCCAAGGTCCGCAACCAACAAATCGGTTTTGTCTTTCAGCAGTTCTTTCTTCTATCCAAACTTAATGCTCTGCAAAATGTAGAATTGCCCTTGATTTACGCAGGAGTTTCGGCTTCAAAACGGCGCAAGTTAGCTGAGGAATATCTTGATAAGGTTGAATTGACTGAGCGTAGTCACCATTTACCTTCAGAATTATCTGGTGGTCAAAAGCAACGTGTGGCTATTGCGCGTGCCTTGGTAAACAATCCTTCTATTATCCTAGCAGACGAACCGACAGGAGCCTTGGATACCAAAACAGGTAACCAAATCATGCAACTATTGCTTGAACTAAATAAAGAAGGAAAAACTATTATCATGGTAACGCATGAGCCTGAAATCGCTGCTTATGCCAAACGCCAGATTGTCATTCGCGATGGAGTTATTTCATCTGACAGTGCGCAGTTAGAAAAGGAGGAAAACTAA